CCTTTCTGAATGGGGTTCACAACAGCACCTACCAGGTTGGGTGGTTTGGAGCCTTAACAGTGATCACAGAATATAAAAGCAGCCTTGCAGGTTCATGGCACCACCCTTTGTCACAGAAGTCAGGGGCCAAGCCAGGAGTccagctgggctggatgagctGTCCCTGAGCCACACTGCTTCTCCTGAGTCCGCTGTGCCAGGGCAGGGCTGGTTTGTCCCTCTTCGGGGCAAGGATGGAGGGAGAGGATATGCCAAAGAGGGTGTGGATCAGGGAGCCGGTGCACCTCCATCCAACTGCTTACCCACCAGCCTCGTGACCTTAAGCGTTAATCCCTCTGTGCTTTACCTCTTCATCTGGAAAAGGGAAATTATAAGAGTGACGGCCTCATGgattgttgggaggattaaaagCTCTGCAATGTGTGTGaattgcttctctggtggctcagatggtaaagaatccacctgcaacgcgggagacccaggtttgatccctgggttgggaagatccccctggagaagggaccaactccagtattcttgcctggagaatcccatggacagaagagcctggtaggttacaccTTGTGGGAtcgcagagccggacacgactgagcaactaacaccaccACCACTGGGGTGTGTGGAACGCTTGTAGCAGTGCCTGGGAACCTGTGCCGTGTCTTTGGGGTCATTATCGTTTGGTGATTGCCTCTGCCTGTGTTCCAGGCGTTCCCCCGGACGAGAGCCCCCGGCGCGGAGGGCCTGCTGGGCCCTACCTTCAGTCTCAGCGGCTTGCGCTCTATGCCCAGGCCGCTGAAGCCCTGCTGAAGAGCGGTGCTGCGTACCCATGTTTCTGCTCACCCCAGCGGCTGGAGCTCCTGAAGAAGGAGGCCCTGAGGAACCGCCAGACGCCCCGGTGAGAGCCCCAGCCTGTCACTGTGCCTCCCTAGGGGTGGCTGTGTTCGTTCGCTCCTGCTGCGTAACAAATGACACCCAACCTACCTTCCTCAGGGTTCTTCCAGGTCAGGAGTCTGGGCACAGCTTAGCTAGCTCCTTCAGCTCAGGATTTCTCAAAGCCGCCATCAGGGTCTAGGCCAGCCTTGCTGTTGCCTCGATTGCTGGGCTCGCCGAGGATCTACCTCCATCCCTCTCAGAGGCTGTTTCCTGGAGACAACAGTCCCAGCCAAGTGGGACTCTCTCTACGGGGCAGCTCACTGCTTGGCAGCTGGTGTTCCTTCAGGCGAGCCGGGGAgaaggaggtgggcagggaggggagcgAGCAGGGTGGAAGCTGCAGCCTCTGCGTCACCCAATCGAGGAAGTGACGTCTCGTGGCTGCGTTGTGCTCTGGTCACCAGAAGGAAGTCAGGAGGGCCACCCGCATTCCAGGGTGGGGAGGACACAAGACAGAAACACCAGGAGGAGTATCTCTGGGGCCGGGTCAGCTCTGCCTGCCGCACTGGGCCTCAGGCGTGTGAGGTCATTTAAATTCTCTCTTAtttggggacttcctggtggtccggtggctgagATGCCGCACTCCCAATGccgggggcctgagttcaatccctggtcagggagctggatcccacatgatgcaacttcAGAGTTcacgttgtttagtcgctcagtcgcatccaacttttgcgaccccatgatctgtagcctgaccccatggactgtagtctgccaggttcctctgtccatgcagtttcccaggaaaaaatactggagtggattgccatttccttctccaggggatcttcccgacccagggatcaaacctgcgcttccgtgtctcctgcatcgcaggtggatttttttttttactgctgagccacctaggaagagcaagagttcacatgccacaaccgaAAAAAAAGATCCCGCGTgctggcacagccaagtaaatgttttaaaataattctctcTTTTTAGATGAGTAAAATCTGTCTCATGTTCAGGAAGGTGTATATGCAAAGATCTGTCCCAGCCCTGACTCTGGCTctccaattccttctccagagacagTCCAAAGGTGTCTCCTACAGAGACATGTAGTGCAGACCCTGATGAATGCGTGCCATTTCCCCTCCTTCTCTGCTCAATTGGTATCACACATATCGTATCATGCAGCTTATAGATGCCACTGACTGTGATGAAGATCAGTCTGTGTGAGTCCATAAATTTCCTTACGCTTGCAAACTATTCTGTCACAGGGCTGAGTCCTCACTCACTTCATCAGTTCCTTACTAATGAACATTCATGTTACCGCTAATCTTTTGTATTAAAAATTGAGGGTGCTGAGGAGCAATGTTGATGTCCATCATTTTGCATGTCTGTAGAGTGTGTGTGCTGGGTTACCTCCCTAGATTTGGAGTTTCAGGGTCAGTTTGCGGCTTTGATAGATACTGTATAGTGGCCCTTTATTAGCTTGTATTCAAACTAATAGCATTGCATTCAAGTTCCAATGTCAGTGAACTCTTTGGACACGGGCTTGGATATTCATACAAGGTCACgacattcactgcagcattgctTTTTAAATCATAAACAGTCTTTTTGCCCTTTGacaggttattttttttaaattaccatcATGCTCTGTCTTGGAATCCACGAAGCCATTTATGATTGAACATTTAGGTCAGTGTCAAGGACAGTGCTTTCAAGTGTTACATTTGTGTGTCAGGACACTTCTGGGAGCAAGTAACAAATACTCTGTTTAAAATGGACAAACTGGAGCTTCTCATACTTTAATGTGCAGAAGAATCACCTGAAGATCTAGTTAACAGGCAGCTTCTGATGTAGCAGGTCTGGGGAGGGGCTGAGATGCTGCATATCTGACAGGCTCCCAAGTGAGGCTGATGCTGGCGGTCCACAGACCACATTTGAGTAATCAGAGCATAGACCACGTAGACATTTGTCTTCTCATTCAGCCGGAGGTGTGGGACTCCAGAACGAAACCAGCAGCTCTGAGAAGGCGGGACTCTGTTGTTCTCTTTCTGCCTCCCTTGCTGCCTCCCTCCCTCAGTCAGTTCCAAGTGGCTGCTGCAGCTTGTGGCTCACTTGGAGAgaaaaatctttcccagaatcttcATCATCCCCTACCTGCCAGGCGTACATCTCTTTGAATCTCAGTGACTAGAATGGTCCAGTGTGGACGGGTCAGTTGTATAGAGGAATAGGATTGCACACTTAGCAACACCCTTCGTGATTCACCCGCTTGGGTGACATTTGACAAGGAAGGATATcaagcaaggaagaaaggaaacagacttGAGCCTGCTGTGCTGTGTTATTACACTTAGTTCTCCCACACAACAACCCTATTATCTCCATTCAAGACTGAAGAAACTGCTGAGAGAGCTAAATGACCCGCCCAGGGTCACAGTTATCAGAGACACGGCTAAGGCTCACGCCCATCATCAATGCTCTTAGTAACTCTTAGCTCCCGCTCTGCTTCCCAACAGGTATGACAATCGGTGCCAGAGCCTGAGCCAGGCGCAGGTGGCCCAGAAGCTGGCCACGGACCCCAAGCCTGCCATCCGCTTCCGCCTGGAGGGGGAGGCGCCAGCCTTCCAGGACTTGGTATACGGCTGGAATCGGCATGAGGTGGCCAGCGTGGAGGGGGACCCAGTCATCCTGAAGAGCGATGGCTTCCCCACGTATCACCTGGCCTCCGTGGTGGACGACCACCACATGGGCATCAGCCACGTTTTGCGGGGCTCTGAGTGGCTGGTCTCCACCTCCAAGCACCTGCTCCTCTACCAGGCCCTGGGCTGGCAGCCCCCACAGTTTGCCCACCTGCCTCTGCTCCTCAACAGGGATGGCAGCAAGCTGTCCAAGAGGCAAGGGGACATCTTCCTGGAGCATTTTGCTGCCACTGGCTTCCTGCCGGACGCCTTGCTCGACATCATCACCAACTGCGGTTCAGGGTTTGCAGGTACCCAGTCCCCTGAGAGGTCCTGGCGGGACCATAGTTGTAAGGAGCTGGGGCCTTGGGTCAGGCTACCTGGCCTTCAGTCCCAGCTGTGCTGTCCAAAggctgtgtgatttttttttttctagtttatttattttattgtggtttgcgggcttctcactgtggtggcttctgttgttgaggagcacaggctcttggtacatgggctcagtagttgtggcgcacgggcccAGTTGCTCCGAGGCGTGTGGGATCATCCTAGATCAGGggtcaaactggtgtcccctacattgcaaggtgaattcttagacactggaccaccagggaagccatggctgtgtgatcttatatgagttctttctctttatttgtcCACCATTTATTGAGCCAGTAATCTTTGGTCTCAAAGGAGCTTATGATCTGTGAGCCTTgtttgcctcatctgtaaaatggagctaattAAGTGTCTTCCTCTCTGAGTTAAGTTCGGGTTCACTGAGCTCCTATGGGGCACCAGCACAGTATCTGCTACACGATAAGCACAAAAACCACAGATCCTGTGATTATTGCGGTTATTAGAGTAGAGTAAGTATGTACTCTGGGAGTATTACTAGTATTGCTACGAGCCTAGTTTATTTCAAACTTGACCCAAGACGTCAGGCCCACATCTTGATGACGCACAAAGTAGAATGACCTTTGGTCAGGGGTGGTTTCTGAAAACATGGCCATAAATAGCCTGCCTACTGctttttctgctcttattttaGCCTTAAAATACCCATGAGAGGGATGTATTATCACCACTTTGTTAGAAGCttatgaggcccagagaggttgagtaactcaCCAGAGTGACACAGCTAGTGAAGGATGTGGCACAGGCGCAAAGCTGACCAGGAGGCCACTGACTGCGTGGGATGGAGCTGCGGCTCGAGGGAAGCAGCTCCTGGCTCAGCTTTCTCACTCTGGCTGCAGTTTGAAATCCCCCAGGAAGCTTGTAAAGTACACTTCTGCTCACACCCCATCTAAAACCAGTTAATCGGGATCCCTGGCGCATAGCCAGACAGTTGAGCAGGCTGTTCTTGCAGCTCATGTCTTAGAGGGCAGTGAGGGTTGATTtgggcagattttattttcaagctTTCCCCCTTAGTGACAGAACCCTTTCTGCAAATGAAAGCTCATCCAGACCCTTGATACATAAAATGACTAGAAATCAAATCTGTTTGGTCACCCTTCCTTGTGATTGAAAATGCAATGATGATGGGTGGTTTACAAAGGGAATGGGGTGTTGGAACACTGAGCAGCTGGGCCTCTTGCAGAGAACCAGATGGGCCGTACCTTGCCAGAGCTGATCACACAGTTTGACCTGAGCCGGGTCACCTGCCACTCAGCCCTGCTGGACCTGGAGAAGCTTCCAGAATTCAACAGGTGAGCGGGGAATCTGGAGCATTTGCCCCTGGGAGGAAAGGGCGCACCTGCTGATGCTGGGTCCCCATGGCAGATGTTTTAGTGGGGTCTGGAGTCACACTTGATTTTGACTGTGGTCTTAGGCGTCTAGTGCTGTGCGACCACAGGTAAGTCACCTAATCTCTtcgagcctctgtttcctcttctctaaaATGGGACTATTACCTTGTGACAACAACTCCTGCATGGTCTCTCCCTCCATCGGGCCAGATCCATGGTGCCAGaccctagcaggctcctccagtACTGGAGGTGTAGAGGCAGCCTCAGAACTGAGAGCTCAGGGATCATGAGGCTGCCTGCCTTGGCCTCAGAGCACTGTCGGGGTGATGGGGCAGAGGCCAAAGGAGTGGCCCCTCTATCAGCCACTCTGGGGAGCAGGGATCCAGCAAAGAGAGGTGTCACGTATCTGGGTTTGTTTGCTGTCCTGTTCCATGACCAGCCCTAGGTTCTGGGCTCATGTGAAGGCTAGAAtggtaatacatttttttaacttgctgagaatttttttaaaaaatggggccAATAATAGTACTGGCCTTGTGCCACTGTTCAGTTAAATTAAGCCTCAAGCTATTTTGCACAGAGAAAGTGCTCAGTAAGATGGCAGGTTTattctttggcatcagtgttACGCTTGATCAGCCTCTCCCCTACCCAGCCAGGACAGTGAGTGAGTGCTGTCTCTTGCCATGTTTTTCACATCTCAAGTAGTTCTTCCCtctgagggtttccctggtgagtcagtgataaagaacccgcctgccaactcaggagacacgagttcaatccctgggttgggaagatcccctggagagggaaatggcaacccattccagtatgcttgcctgggaaatggcatggacagaagagcctggtgggctatagtccatggggttgcaaaagaatcagacacgacttagagactgaacaccaccacAACTTCTCTCTGAAACCTCCAGCCACAGTTACAGTTTGGATCCCTGTTGCCATATCTTGGGCTAAGGGCATTAGTGGGAAAGCCAACGGACGGGTCTGTAGTTAGGGGGGCTGGGACTCCTAGATGCCTCCTCTTGAGCTGGTTTGGGGACAGCCTCTCAGTATTTTACTTGCGTGAGCCCAGGGGGTTCACGTCAACTGCATTTGCCTCAAGGATGTTACTTCCCCCATAAGTTGGGGTCACTTGTATGATTTTGCCCTGTTGTGCATTTAACAAGAGCAAGATGTCAAGAAGTTAAATGATGAGGCAGGTTCAAGTTCATACtgtcagatcagattagatcagatcagttactcagttgtgtccgactctttgccaccccgtgaatcgcagcacgccaggcctccctgtccatcaccaactcctggagttcactcaggctcatgtccatcaagtcattgatgccatccagccatctcatcctctgtcgtccccttctcctcttacccccaatccctcccagcatcagagtcttttccaatgagtctactcttcgcatgaggtggccaaagtactggagtttcagctttagcatcattccttccaaagaaatcccagggctgatctcctttagaatggactggttggatctccttgcagtccaagggactctcaagagtcttctccaacaccacggttcaaaagcatcaattctttggcactcagccttcttcacagtccaactctcacatccatacatgaccacaggaaaaaccatagccttgaccagacaaacctttgttggcaaagtaat
This portion of the Bos indicus x Bos taurus breed Angus x Brahman F1 hybrid chromosome 25, Bos_hybrid_MaternalHap_v2.0, whole genome shotgun sequence genome encodes:
- the EARS2 gene encoding probable glutamate--tRNA ligase, mitochondrial isoform X4; the protein is MPPHMAVLLKKLLHPGRSPAALGRLMGRREASLGTDPGAAVRVRFAPSPTGFLHLGGLRTALYNYIFAKKHQGSFILRLEDTDQTRLVPGAAENIEDMLEWAGVPPDESPRRGGPAGPYLQSQRLALYAQAAEALLKSGAAYPCFCSPQRLELLKKEALRNRQTPRYDNRCQSLSQAQVAQKLATDPKPAIRFRLEGEAPAFQDLVYGWNRHEVASVEGDPVILKSDGFPTYHLASVVDDHHMGISHVLRGSEWLVSTSKHLLLYQALGWQPPQFAHLPLLLNRDGSKLSKRQGDIFLEHFAATGFLPDALLDIITNCGSGFAENQMGRTLPELITQFDLSRVTCHSALLDLEKLPEFNRLHLRRLVGDETQRCQLVGQLQALVEEAFGSQLQDREVLDPAYVERIILLRQTFRRTWYALNSGRAE
- the EARS2 gene encoding probable glutamate--tRNA ligase, mitochondrial isoform X2, yielding MPPHMAVLLKKLLHPGRSPAALGRLMGRREASLGTDPGAAVRVRFAPSPTGFLHLGGLRTALYNYIFAKKHQGSFILRLEDTDQTRLVPGAAENIEDMLEWAGVPPDESPRRGGPAGPYLQSQRLALYAQAAEALLKSGAAYPCFCSPQRLELLKKEALRNRQTPRYDNRCQSLSQAQVAQKLATDPKPAIRFRLEGEAPAFQDLVYGWNRHEVASVEGDPVILKSDGFPTYHLASVVDDHHMGISHVLRGSEWLVSTSKHLLLYQALGWQPPQFAHLPLLLNRDGSKLSKRQGDIFLEHFAATGFLPDALLDIITNCGSGFAENQMGRTLPELITQFDLSRVTCHSALLDLEKLPEFNRLLEGPGTHLTQDVLNRELRKLSDGLEGIKHSNVMKLLRVALSGQQQGPPVAEMMVSLGPKEVRERIQKVLCS
- the EARS2 gene encoding probable glutamate--tRNA ligase, mitochondrial isoform X3; translation: MLEWAGVPPDESPRRGGPAGPYLQSQRLALYAQAAEALLKSGAAYPCFCSPQRLELLKKEALRNRQTPRYDNRCQSLSQAQVAQKLATDPKPAIRFRLEGEAPAFQDLVYGWNRHEVASVEGDPVILKSDGFPTYHLASVVDDHHMGISHVLRGSEWLVSTSKHLLLYQALGWQPPQFAHLPLLLNRDGSKLSKRQGDIFLEHFAATGFLPDALLDIITNCGSGFAENQMGRTLPELITQFDLSRVTCHSALLDLEKLPEFNRLHLRRLVGDETQRCQLVGQLQALVEEAFGSQLQDREVLDPAYVERIILLRQGHICRLQDLVSPAYSYLWTRPAVGRAQLGAISEKVDIIAKRVLGLLEGPGTHLTQDVLNRELRKLSDGLEGIKHSNVMKLLRVALSGQQQGPPVAEMMVSLGPKEVRERIQKVLCS